The Ascaphus truei isolate aAscTru1 chromosome 3, aAscTru1.hap1, whole genome shotgun sequence genome includes a region encoding these proteins:
- the CPOX gene encoding oxygen-dependent coproporphyrinogen-III oxidase, mitochondrial yields MLCKVPLSVIDYYYKSQHSLQQTPPLCPDLETSSQTYRGGHLRWCRFCACTLLSASAPVPAPVSAMSLLLVSVARCGRALRGSRAVSRALTARSLHGSASSAPGRSSLLVAGGAALVAGLTAGYSHMLRADMVPRSPAEHSPGKDGDDVGKRCEGFMAPPVTALHQLRADRQDMKTQMELLIMDTQAEVCRALAEADKEATFTVDRWLREEGGGGISCVLQDSNVFEKAGVNVSVVHGHLSEEAILQMKSRGKSLKTKDGKLPFCAMGVSSVIHPKNPHVPTIHFNYRYFEIEEADGNKQWWFGGGTDLTPTYLNQEDAVHFHQTLKDACDKHGSGLYPKFKKWCDDYFYISHRGERRGVGGIFFDDLDSPSKEDVFQFVQSCAKAVVPCYIPIVKKHCNDSFTPEEKLWQQLRRGRYVEFNLVYDRGTKFGLATPGSRIESILMSLPLTARWEYMHTPPPDSKEGEILNVLRQPKDWVH; encoded by the exons ATGTTGTGCAAAGTTCCCCTTTCAGTTATTGATTATtactacaagtcccagcactcCTTGCAGCAGACCCCGCCTCTGTGCCCTGATCTGGAGACGTCCTCTCAGACATATAGGGGCGGACACCTACGCTGGTGCCGTTTCTGTGCATGCACTTTGCTCTCTGCCAGTGCCCCAGTGCCTGCCCCTGTCTCTGCCATGTCCTTGCTGCTGGTGTCCGTGGCGCGGTGCGGCCGGGCGCTGAGAGGCAGCCGGGCGGTGTCCCGTGCACTCACCGCCCGCAGTCTGCATGGCTCAGCCAGCAGCGCCCCGGGCAGATCCTCGCTGCTCGTGGCCGGCGGGGCTGCGCTGGTGGCCGGGCTGACAGCCGGGTATAGCCACATGCTGCGGGCGGACATGGTGCCCAGGAGCCCGGCAGAGCACAGCCCGGGGAAGGATGGTGATGATGTGGGGAAGCGGTGCGAGGGTTTCATGGCCCCGCCGGTGACTGCCTTGCACCAGCTGCGGGCGGACAGGCAGGATATGAAGACCCAGATGGAGCTGCTGATCATGGACACCCAGGCGGAGGTGTGCCGGGCACTGGCAGAGGCAGATAAGGAAGCGACCTTCACTGTGGACAGGTGGCTGAGGGAGGAAG GTGGGGGTGGCATCAGTTGTGTGCTGCAGGACAGCAATGTTTTTGAGAAAGCCGGTGTCAATGTTTCCGTGGTCCATGGCCACCTTTCAGAGGAAGCCATACTGCAGATGAAaagcagagggaaatcccttaaaACAAAAGACG GTAAATTACCCTTCTGTGCCATGGGTGTTAGTTCTGTTATCCACCCTAAGAATCCTCACGTTCCCACTATCCACTTCAACTACAGATACTTTGAAATAGAAGAAGCAGACG GTAACAAGCAATGGTGGTTTGGAGGTGGGACAGACCTCACCCCAACATATCTGAACCAAGAGGATGCTGTGCATTTTCACCAGACTTTGAAGGACGCATGTGATAAACACGGCTCCGGGCTGTATCCCAAATTTAAGAAGTG GTGTGACGACTACTTCTACATCTCGCACCGTGGGGAGCGCAGAGGTGTTGGGGGCATATTCTTTGATGACTTGGACTCTCCATCAAAGGAAGATGTATTTCAATTTGTGCAGAGCTGTGCTAAAGCTGTTGTGCCATGTTACATCCCTATAGTGAAGAAGCATTGTAACGACTCCTTCACTCCAGAGGAAAAATTATGGCAGCAGTTAAGAAGAGGACG GTATGTGGAATTTAACCTTGTATATGACAGAGGGACAAAATTTGGTCTAGCAACACCAGGATCCAGGATTGAGAGTATCCTCATGTCCTTGCCACTGACTGCCAG GTGGGAGTACATGCATACACCACCCCCAGACTCCAAGGAAGGCGAAATCCTCAATGTTCTGCGCCAACCCAAGGACTGGGTGCACTAA
- the LOC142490911 gene encoding uncharacterized protein LOC142490911 encodes MEQVSSPGSASSTLLEEHHGDEDDEYDEDDATEETEIQSCDHEEVPIETVVPPNRPSTSTYDAIVASEGKIVDAENRRHSDMMTVLERMIGLQEETVSQLAHLHRVFIEVPKQLQKINTSFEALVVQQTQANYWRMTNVPQFNTSQPGSVHAGQFSPHSSDIHSPGPNVTGQVADIAVQVPDDILPLPSVQIQQQTPTKEATKTKQDTHETDQPSLVQCLPTCSHVSLGTSPVREQSLPKSPVGESLPKSPVGESLPKSPVGESLPKSPVGESLPKSPVGESLPKSPVGESLPKSPVGESLATSPVGESLATSPVGEQSLATSPAREVPEATQSGSVVPKVGGKRKRKIQETTSRPVTRSQKEQKK; translated from the exons atggaacaagtgtcttcacctgggtcagccagctcaacactactagaag aacatcatggtgatgaggatgatgagtatgatgaggatgacgccacagaagagactgaaatacaatcatgtgaccatgaagaggtgccaatagaaactgttgtaccgccaaatcgtccatcaacttccacatacgatgcaattgtagcttcagagggaaaaatagtggacgcagaaaatcgtcgccattcagacatgatgacagtgctggaaaggatgattggactgcaggaagaaacagtatcacaattggcacatctccacagagtcttcattgaagtgcctaaacagttgcaaaaaatcaacacctcattcgaagcattagttgttcagcaaacacaagctaattactggagaatgactaatgtaccacaattcaacacctcccagccaggatctgttcatgcaggtcagttttcaccacattcatctgatattcattcaccaggcccaaatgttaccggtcaagtagcagacattgctgtgcaggttcctgatgacatcctaccgctgccatctgtacaaattcagcagcagacacctacaaaggaggcgacaaaaacaaaacaagacacacatgaaacagaccaaccatcacttgtgcagtgtctaccaacttgctcacatgtgtcactgggcacaagccctgtccgtgaacagtcactacccaaaagccctgtaggtgagtcgctgcccaaaagccctgtaggtgaatcgctgcccaaaagccctgtaggtgagtcgctgcccaaaagccctgtaggtgaatcgctgcccaaaagccctgtaggtgaatcgctgcccaaaagccctgtaggtgaatcactgcccaaaagccctgtaggtgagtcactggccacaagccctgtaggtgagtcactggccacaagccccgtaggtgaacagtcactggccacaagccctgcccgtgaagtgccagaggccactcaaagtggctctgttgtgcctaaagttggtggcaaaagaaaaaggaaaattcaagagacaacaagcaggcctgttactcgctcgcaaaaggaacaaaaaaaataa